A stretch of Leptospira bouyouniensis DNA encodes these proteins:
- a CDS encoding methyl-accepting chemotaxis protein, with the protein MAAVLLERQKKVDTFFVWAIFAHIPLVLLLSLGYGATLVVTSSAVLITVLSFLFYKFFRGSFFLRAWNGAALMLFSALLIQAQFGRIEMHFHVFSALAILFVYEDWRVLLVAALTIAIHHLVGNYLQEFGVTLFDTKIIVYSYGTGLEIVITHALFVVMETGILIYFSFLSVKDLRIQIETQTNLETVMAGVTAAIDEVSHETKMYLENSNQIAKAVREFESSFQNQSSSIEAISAATEETTASSQLILEGSNRQIKEVKTVEELNRNLFNMNEGFVKSLEVMRSKIQESAESVKKTETEFSTLYQSMEVAVDDSEKMEEILDLISDIAEKVNLLSLNASIEAARAGDAGRGFAVVASEISKLADSTAEATKNISTISGKIKSAIQISFKQSNQINQTVQGFVKSILSSEAGMGELTEKISGTLSAFEKQENALTTLDQIAQEMQLSSKEQSTSMIEISNSIMDLNLKTQTNLNTSSEMISFIDKGNVIFENLKESVETLSAMIGDEKTV; encoded by the coding sequence TTGGCAGCGGTTCTTCTAGAACGCCAAAAGAAAGTTGATACATTTTTTGTTTGGGCTATTTTTGCTCACATTCCCCTCGTTCTGTTACTCTCTCTAGGTTACGGTGCAACCTTAGTTGTTACTTCTTCTGCTGTTCTCATTACAGTATTATCGTTTTTATTTTACAAATTCTTTCGCGGAAGTTTTTTCTTAAGAGCTTGGAATGGAGCCGCTCTTATGTTATTTAGTGCTCTTCTCATCCAAGCTCAATTTGGCCGAATTGAAATGCATTTTCATGTTTTCAGTGCACTTGCGATTTTGTTTGTTTATGAGGATTGGCGAGTTTTACTCGTTGCTGCATTAACAATTGCAATACATCACTTGGTTGGTAACTACTTGCAAGAGTTTGGCGTAACTCTTTTTGATACAAAGATAATTGTTTATAGTTATGGTACAGGTTTAGAAATTGTCATCACACATGCGTTATTTGTTGTGATGGAAACTGGAATTTTGATTTATTTTTCTTTTTTATCAGTAAAAGATTTAAGAATACAAATTGAGACCCAAACAAACTTGGAGACTGTCATGGCTGGTGTTACAGCCGCCATTGATGAAGTATCTCATGAGACAAAGATGTACTTGGAAAACTCGAATCAAATTGCAAAAGCAGTTCGAGAATTCGAATCCTCGTTCCAAAACCAATCCTCTTCCATCGAAGCAATTTCAGCTGCGACAGAAGAAACCACTGCTTCTAGCCAATTGATTTTAGAAGGTAGCAACAGGCAAATCAAAGAAGTCAAAACAGTGGAAGAGTTAAATCGAAATTTATTCAATATGAACGAAGGATTTGTGAAATCATTAGAAGTGATGCGTTCCAAAATCCAAGAATCTGCTGAAAGTGTCAAAAAAACAGAAACAGAATTTTCAACATTGTACCAATCAATGGAAGTTGCTGTTGATGATTCTGAAAAAATGGAAGAGATCTTGGATTTAATTTCAGACATTGCAGAAAAAGTCAACTTGCTCTCGTTAAACGCATCAATTGAAGCGGCAAGAGCAGGTGATGCTGGAAGAGGATTTGCAGTAGTGGCATCCGAGATATCAAAACTTGCTGATTCCACGGCAGAAGCAACAAAGAACATTTCTACGATCTCAGGAAAAATAAAGTCTGCGATCCAAATCAGCTTCAAACAATCCAATCAAATCAACCAAACTGTACAAGGGTTTGTGAAATCAATTTTGTCTTCAGAAGCAGGTATGGGAGAGTTAACAGAGAAAATTTCAGGAACTCTATCTGCTTTTGAGAAACAAGAGAATGCTCTCACAACATTGGATCAAATTGCTCAAGAAATGCAACTTTCTAGCAAAGAACAATCAACTAGTATGATCGAAATTTCAAATTCGATTATGGATTTGAATTTAAAAACACAAACCAATTTGAATACTAGTTCTGAAATGATTTCCTTTATTGATAAAGGGAATGTAATATTTGAAAACTTAAAAGAATCAGTTGAAACACTTTCTGCAATGATTGGTGATGAAAAAACTGTTTAA
- a CDS encoding SCO family protein, with protein MKKLFNGRKQLILCFLVVIFCLALSSFIHFVSSSYRKIPCELCQVSFQSEPKSNWILIYPGLVGCGKKCPMALEALRQFRERFPNTNFSFYFLITDPKESEEAISNYLKYYEVSLSIKALRPQSESEIKMYRRLGAYLPEHPELKRRDEHGTQFFLIPPNRTEVYALPKLEEKDWIQIQSEIRSQSHMTL; from the coding sequence ATGAAAAAACTGTTTAATGGAAGGAAACAACTCATTTTATGTTTCCTTGTAGTGATTTTTTGTTTAGCTCTAAGTTCCTTTATCCATTTTGTTTCTAGTTCGTACCGAAAAATTCCATGTGAACTTTGCCAGGTATCATTTCAATCCGAGCCTAAATCCAATTGGATTCTCATTTATCCTGGGTTAGTTGGATGTGGAAAAAAATGTCCAATGGCTCTCGAAGCATTACGTCAGTTTCGGGAAAGGTTTCCTAATACAAATTTCAGTTTTTACTTCTTAATAACTGATCCTAAGGAATCAGAAGAGGCTATTTCGAATTACTTAAAGTACTATGAGGTTTCCCTTTCCATTAAAGCACTTCGTCCCCAATCGGAATCTGAAATCAAAATGTATAGAAGGTTAGGTGCATATTTGCCGGAACATCCGGAATTAAAGCGAAGGGATGAACATGGGACTCAATTTTTTCTCATCCCACCAAATAGAACTGAAGTATATGCACTTCCCAAACTTGAAGAAAAAGATTGGATCCAAATCCAATCAGAAATTAGATCTCAATCTCACATGACCCTTTAG
- the speD gene encoding adenosylmethionine decarboxylase, whose protein sequence is MDKEKIKLSGFNNLTKVLSFNLYDFCITLDDDQKGRYVSYIHDKYNASKITEISKEIVKRIDANILSVSAQDYDPVGASAMVLMSDVKGGGNPIPSAQVSMHLDKSHITVHTYPDAADPDGICSFRVDIDISTCGEIIPLDSINFLFEAFECDVVYIDYVVRGYTRLADGRKIYNDHHFNSILDFIKPEIKRNYTYLSDINMPQDNTWQTKMMIRELGPENYLLNPEDISHPDVPNKMKLLREEMKEVYHMIH, encoded by the coding sequence ATGGATAAAGAAAAAATCAAACTTTCCGGTTTCAACAATCTGACAAAAGTTTTGAGTTTTAACCTCTACGATTTTTGCATCACTCTCGATGACGATCAAAAAGGTAGATATGTAAGTTATATCCATGATAAGTACAATGCGAGTAAAATTACAGAGATTTCAAAAGAGATCGTAAAACGAATTGATGCCAATATCCTATCTGTTTCCGCACAGGATTATGATCCTGTAGGGGCATCAGCTATGGTCCTAATGAGCGATGTAAAAGGTGGTGGAAATCCCATTCCTAGTGCTCAGGTCAGCATGCACCTTGACAAATCTCATATCACCGTCCACACCTACCCAGATGCAGCCGATCCTGATGGTATTTGTTCCTTTCGAGTGGACATTGACATTTCTACTTGTGGAGAAATTATCCCTCTTGACTCGATCAATTTTTTATTTGAAGCCTTTGAATGTGACGTAGTCTATATCGATTACGTCGTACGAGGTTACACTCGATTGGCAGATGGAAGGAAAATTTATAACGACCATCACTTCAATTCCATTCTCGATTTTATCAAACCTGAAATCAAAAGAAATTATACATATCTTTCTGACATCAACATGCCTCAAGACAATACTTGGCAGACAAAGATGATGATCAGGGAACTTGGACCAGAAAATTATCTACTCAATCCAGAAGACATTTCCCACCCCGATGTTCCAAACAAAATGAAACTGCTCAGAGAAGAAATGAAGGAAGTGTATCACATGATCCACTAA
- a CDS encoding alpha-glucosidase: MENKMEWWKQTSIYQIYPWSFQDSNGDGIGDLKGILRRLDEIQDLGVETIWFSPFYKSPGEDFGYDISDYTSIDPRFGTMEDCDRLIKEIHKRKMRVVLDMVMNHTSDKHPWFLDSKSSTNSPKRDFYIWRKGTKKTPNNWISMVGKSGWNYDPNTQEYYYSNFLSFQPDLNYRNPKVKQAMFGVLDFWLKKGVDGFRLDIFNSIYKDENFRDNPFSLRFFPTPDNHDEAFFQKKQFNLNLPESFSFAKEVRKHISKYKQKPFLIGEVSGSDNVLKSFLGEKADGLNLVFQFELIHFKYKAKFFKNLLEKNESIFPNPYTPTYVLGNHDQRRYIDRLGGDIRKAKLLVCFQFMARGVPIVYYGEEIGLKEGRISNFSGKDPIAKMNRFVPLFLSNLLGIYINRDNCRLPMLWDDSNNGGFTDGNPWLPVGTIVKENTVKSQKNDPNSLWNHYQTLFHLRKKYDVIREGSLETIPTDHEDVLCFKRTNQKHTIIVYLNFGDKEESLFQKEKGKPMYAFGGAAVDGEIFRLPAHSGLIFEILENKSSKK; this comes from the coding sequence ATGGAAAACAAGATGGAATGGTGGAAACAAACTTCAATTTATCAAATTTACCCTTGGTCGTTTCAGGATTCGAACGGGGACGGGATTGGTGATTTAAAGGGAATTCTCAGACGTTTGGATGAGATCCAAGATTTAGGAGTGGAAACCATTTGGTTTTCTCCATTTTACAAGAGTCCTGGCGAAGATTTCGGTTATGATATTTCTGACTATACCTCCATTGATCCACGGTTTGGAACAATGGAAGATTGTGACCGTCTCATAAAAGAAATCCATAAACGTAAGATGCGAGTGGTCCTTGATATGGTGATGAATCATACCTCAGACAAACACCCATGGTTTTTGGATTCGAAATCATCGACAAATAGTCCAAAACGCGATTTTTACATTTGGAGAAAAGGTACTAAAAAAACTCCCAATAATTGGATCTCAATGGTTGGGAAATCAGGATGGAATTATGATCCAAATACTCAAGAATACTATTATAGTAATTTTTTATCCTTCCAACCCGATCTCAATTATCGAAATCCAAAGGTCAAACAGGCCATGTTTGGAGTTCTTGATTTCTGGCTAAAAAAGGGAGTGGATGGATTTCGCCTGGATATCTTCAATTCTATTTATAAAGATGAAAATTTCCGTGATAATCCATTTAGCTTACGATTTTTTCCAACACCAGATAACCACGATGAGGCGTTCTTCCAGAAAAAACAATTTAACCTTAATCTTCCTGAATCTTTTTCATTTGCTAAAGAAGTAAGGAAACATATTTCGAAATACAAACAAAAACCATTTCTCATTGGAGAAGTGAGTGGTTCTGACAATGTTCTCAAATCTTTTTTAGGAGAGAAAGCTGATGGACTTAATTTAGTATTTCAGTTCGAACTCATTCATTTTAAATACAAGGCAAAGTTTTTTAAAAACTTACTCGAGAAAAATGAATCCATTTTTCCAAATCCATACACTCCAACCTATGTTTTAGGGAACCATGACCAAAGGCGTTACATAGATCGGTTAGGTGGAGATATACGAAAAGCAAAACTACTGGTTTGTTTCCAATTTATGGCAAGGGGAGTTCCAATTGTATACTATGGTGAAGAAATTGGATTGAAAGAAGGTCGAATCTCGAATTTTTCCGGAAAAGATCCTATCGCAAAAATGAATCGATTTGTTCCTTTGTTTCTATCGAACTTACTTGGTATTTACATCAATCGAGATAATTGTCGTTTACCTATGTTATGGGATGATTCAAACAATGGTGGTTTCACCGATGGAAATCCATGGTTACCCGTTGGAACGATTGTGAAGGAAAATACTGTCAAGAGTCAAAAAAATGATCCGAATTCTTTATGGAATCACTACCAAACACTTTTTCATTTGCGTAAAAAATATGATGTGATTCGAGAAGGGAGTCTCGAGACAATTCCTACGGATCATGAAGATGTATTGTGTTTCAAACGAACCAATCAGAAACACACAATCATTGTGTATTTGAACTTTGGAGACAAAGAAGAGAGTTTGTTTCAAAAAGAAAAAGGGAAACCTATGTATGCCTTTGGTGGTGCCGCTGTGGATGGTGAAATTTTTCGCTTACCTGCACATTCAGGTTTGATATTTGAAATCTTAGAGAATAAATCCTCAAAGAAGTAA
- a CDS encoding STAS domain-containing protein has protein sequence MVTELTREKSYRIQSNRLDLYSAQGLEEDMTKLFLAGESLIYLDFSNVEEVSSAVLGLLLYKKVMFKKQGVRLFLINVKPQIQKILKILNLRDHLLL, from the coding sequence ATGGTTACGGAATTAACAAGAGAGAAAAGTTACCGAATTCAAAGCAATCGTTTAGATTTATATTCAGCCCAAGGTTTAGAAGAAGACATGACAAAACTTTTTCTTGCAGGAGAAAGTTTGATCTATCTAGACTTTTCAAATGTAGAAGAAGTTTCCTCTGCCGTTTTAGGATTACTTTTATACAAAAAAGTAATGTTTAAAAAACAAGGAGTGCGGCTTTTCCTTATCAATGTAAAACCGCAGATCCAAAAAATCTTAAAAATTCTAAATTTAAGAGATCACTTACTTCTTTGA
- a CDS encoding polyprenol monophosphomannose synthase: MKDLTSIILPTYNEAGNIRNCIETITNILEKASLPFEIIIVDDNSPDGTFEVAKVLAKYDTRIKPFVRTTEKGLSSAVTFGYDKASGVQFVVVDADFQHDYSKIPDVIRLLKENDIVVATRRSQDGGYGNFPILRKFASLFATKISEWLFPVKISDPMSGFFGISKSIYLDTKDKIHPRGYKILFEILGVVKTDKIAEIGYTFGLRTWGHSKLDSGVIFYFLWDLISIKWHQWKESHRLFFGSKGRNSHIHP; this comes from the coding sequence ATGAAAGATTTAACAAGTATAATACTCCCTACTTATAATGAAGCAGGTAATATAAGAAACTGCATTGAAACAATAACCAATATCTTAGAGAAAGCATCTCTTCCCTTTGAAATTATCATCGTAGACGATAACTCTCCCGATGGGACATTCGAAGTCGCAAAAGTATTGGCCAAATATGATACACGAATCAAACCTTTTGTTCGAACCACAGAAAAGGGTTTAAGTTCTGCTGTTACTTTTGGTTACGACAAAGCTTCTGGTGTTCAGTTTGTTGTCGTAGATGCAGATTTCCAACATGACTACTCTAAAATTCCAGATGTAATTCGTTTACTAAAAGAAAACGATATCGTTGTCGCAACACGACGAAGCCAAGATGGAGGTTATGGAAATTTTCCAATCCTACGTAAGTTCGCAAGTTTATTTGCAACAAAGATTTCTGAATGGTTATTCCCCGTCAAAATTTCAGATCCTATGAGTGGTTTCTTTGGTATTTCAAAATCGATTTATTTGGATACAAAGGATAAAATCCACCCTCGTGGTTACAAAATTTTATTTGAAATATTAGGTGTGGTTAAAACAGACAAAATCGCGGAGATTGGATATACATTCGGTTTACGTACCTGGGGTCATTCCAAATTGGATTCAGGTGTAATCTTTTATTTTCTTTGGGATTTGATTTCAATCAAGTGGCACCAATGGAAAGAGTCACACCGTTTATTTTTTGGATCCAAAGGAAGAAATTCCCATATCCATCCCTAA
- a CDS encoding ArnT family glycosyltransferase, whose protein sequence is MVYFLFVLLLFIFGALLGSPDAPFPQGDEIMHIRSIRESLENGSYLIPSLSGLPNPYKPPLLFWLGMITDQIFGVSYASERMVSVLFGIGSLILIYNLVYLIRNSKTESLLTATLFGFSFLSLKFFGLLMMEGAMVFFLLFYFYSFYQYKRTDKAHYLLIGSFISGIGYLLKGPILHVYILLFLVSYFYVNVIRFRNGKLTILWNRIIKEKFIIVSFVFTLLIPIFWILYLYFNVPSGKDLLRFFFITENIGKFYATNQSGIRIWFGWLLYTVPFTIVFFQLISKYIQKQIQTKHQSYVITFFVFFLLVTTLHLLPNRKDPYYVTPFISFLFLLPPMLNVKWESLLTTNTNQFTILIAYFLLTLISIILRLPFLFIFSILGILMLTSSIWFFQNKNFKWRAILFAQIFLLPLIIFFLLKPMSDPDLKEVTNGVENNSICVVAENPWTAMDVQNKLIDTKVQFALPLTIEENCRNTKYLINYVGATLPKDFEKVNDWYHWKQHLQLNSRMLFRSILKMDKEKFQSEISLWKKGGLK, encoded by the coding sequence ATGGTTTACTTTCTTTTTGTATTGTTACTGTTCATTTTTGGAGCTTTACTCGGCTCGCCAGATGCCCCATTCCCTCAAGGGGATGAAATCATGCACATTCGTTCCATACGCGAAAGTTTGGAAAATGGTAGTTACCTTATTCCAAGTTTATCAGGTTTGCCAAACCCTTACAAACCTCCGCTGCTATTCTGGTTGGGAATGATTACAGACCAAATTTTTGGAGTGAGTTATGCTTCAGAACGTATGGTTTCTGTTTTATTTGGAATTGGTAGTTTAATACTCATTTACAATTTGGTATATCTCATTCGTAATTCCAAAACAGAATCATTACTGACCGCGACTTTATTTGGTTTTTCCTTTTTATCGTTGAAGTTTTTTGGACTTCTGATGATGGAAGGAGCGATGGTTTTCTTTTTGCTTTTCTACTTTTATTCTTTCTATCAGTATAAAAGAACCGATAAAGCTCATTATCTGCTCATAGGAAGTTTTATATCAGGCATTGGTTATTTATTAAAAGGACCAATCCTACATGTTTATATTTTATTATTTCTCGTAAGTTATTTTTACGTAAACGTGATTCGGTTTCGAAATGGAAAACTTACAATCCTATGGAATCGAATCATCAAAGAAAAATTCATTATTGTTTCGTTTGTATTCACTCTTCTGATACCAATTTTTTGGATTTTATATTTATATTTCAATGTCCCTTCGGGAAAAGATCTCCTTCGATTTTTCTTTATCACTGAAAACATAGGTAAATTTTATGCAACAAACCAATCAGGTATTCGCATATGGTTTGGCTGGCTTTTGTATACGGTTCCTTTTACGATTGTGTTTTTCCAATTGATTTCAAAGTACATTCAAAAACAAATCCAAACAAAACACCAAAGTTATGTAATAACGTTCTTCGTATTTTTTCTTTTGGTCACTACTTTGCACCTTCTCCCAAACAGAAAAGATCCTTATTATGTAACTCCATTCATCAGTTTTTTATTCTTACTTCCCCCAATGTTAAATGTAAAATGGGAATCACTCCTTACGACAAATACGAATCAATTTACAATTTTGATTGCCTATTTTCTTTTAACACTTATATCGATCATCCTTCGATTACCTTTTCTCTTTATATTTTCAATTTTGGGAATTTTAATGTTAACCAGCTCTATTTGGTTTTTCCAAAACAAAAACTTCAAATGGAGAGCTATTTTATTTGCACAAATCTTTCTCCTCCCACTGATAATATTCTTTCTATTGAAGCCAATGTCAGACCCCGACTTAAAAGAAGTAACAAATGGAGTTGAAAACAATTCCATTTGTGTGGTTGCCGAAAATCCATGGACTGCAATGGACGTACAAAACAAATTAATTGATACAAAGGTACAATTTGCACTTCCCTTAACAATTGAAGAAAACTGCAGAAATACAAAATATCTAATTAATTATGTGGGTGCAACACTACCAAAAGATTTTGAAAAAGTTAACGATTGGTATCATTGGAAACAACACTTACAATTGAATTCTAGAATGTTGTTTCGATCTATCTTAAAGATGGATAAAGAGAAATTTCAATCAGAAATTTCATTGTGGAAAAAAGGAGGTCTCAAATGA
- a CDS encoding DinB family protein has protein sequence MSFWFRDHILLLKQGVSLLETLTDEIYLIKMHENSSSTGEHFRHIIEHYHLFIEGINNGYIDYDKRKRDLVLQSNRLSAIDSLKSLVLLFEEKEFPLGPLTISQNYDPKYPKPIVGSSVERELMFLVSHTVHHFAIIGFLLKSFGIEVPQSFGYSPATLFANAKPN, from the coding sequence ATGTCTTTTTGGTTCCGCGATCATATCCTGCTTTTGAAACAGGGAGTTTCTCTTTTAGAAACTTTAACGGATGAGATATATTTAATAAAAATGCATGAGAATTCTTCTTCTACTGGGGAACACTTTCGCCACATCATCGAACACTACCATTTGTTTATAGAAGGTATAAACAATGGTTATATCGATTATGACAAAAGAAAACGGGATTTGGTTTTGCAATCCAATCGTTTGAGTGCCATTGATTCGTTAAAAAGTCTCGTTTTGTTATTTGAAGAAAAAGAGTTTCCTCTTGGTCCCCTTACTATTTCGCAAAATTATGATCCTAAATATCCAAAACCTATCGTAGGTTCCAGTGTGGAGCGAGAACTGATGTTTTTAGTTTCTCATACAGTTCATCACTTTGCGATTATTGGTTTTTTACTAAAGTCGTTTGGGATAGAGGTGCCACAAAGTTTTGGTTATTCACCTGCAACTTTATTTGCAAATGCAAAACCAAATTAG
- a CDS encoding SDR family oxidoreductase, with protein sequence MDVDSLIRELKSLLDSPKDLVTIPEEKRLELMILCGKISRPDRIEVRKRNRTVRLEKKQALKTQEKQKTSLTGIRRARESAVFKAPLQISNSAGWTYDNATELSQPKPCYICKTPFTKLHFFYDSMCPNCAELNYSKRYQTADLRGTVAVITGSRLKIGYQATLLLLRAGARVIATTRFPIDSAVRFSKESDFGLWKDRLQIFGLDLRHTPSVEIFCKFLENHLERLDILINNAAQTVRRPPGFYSHLLETEKTPISDLPSEVQKLLSFYQHCKNELDTYRSDSEMKDTATALAVSWNHKTPGVGIRSSAALSQIPYSHDNSHELEAVFPEGKLDADLQQVDLRKTNSWRLKLGEINTSEMLEVQLVNAVAPFVLCNRLVSLMRKDNTGKKHIINVSAMEGKFHRFKKEDRHPHTNMAKAALNMMTHTSAEDFAKDGIFMNAVDTGWVTDEDPIELAKRKQDLHDFQPPLDIVDGAARVVDPLFDGVNTGKHWIGKFLKDYFPIDW encoded by the coding sequence ATGGACGTAGATTCTTTAATTCGTGAGTTAAAATCACTTTTAGATTCACCTAAGGATCTCGTCACAATCCCTGAAGAGAAACGACTGGAACTTATGATTCTCTGTGGCAAAATTTCAAGACCAGATAGAATCGAAGTTCGTAAACGAAATCGTACGGTTCGCCTTGAAAAAAAACAGGCATTAAAAACTCAGGAGAAACAAAAAACTTCTTTAACTGGCATTAGACGAGCTAGGGAATCTGCGGTATTTAAAGCACCATTACAAATTTCCAACTCTGCCGGTTGGACCTATGACAACGCAACAGAATTGTCACAACCAAAGCCATGTTACATATGTAAAACTCCCTTCACCAAACTTCATTTTTTTTATGACTCGATGTGTCCCAATTGTGCAGAACTTAATTACTCGAAACGATATCAAACTGCGGATTTAAGGGGAACGGTTGCAGTCATCACTGGCTCTCGATTAAAAATTGGATACCAAGCTACCTTACTTTTGTTACGCGCTGGTGCCAGAGTGATAGCAACAACAAGGTTTCCGATAGATTCAGCTGTCCGATTTTCTAAGGAATCTGATTTTGGATTATGGAAAGACCGTTTACAAATATTTGGATTGGATTTACGACATACACCAAGCGTCGAAATTTTTTGTAAATTTTTAGAAAACCACCTTGAACGATTAGATATCCTCATCAATAATGCAGCACAAACTGTAAGAAGACCACCTGGCTTTTATTCCCATTTACTCGAAACAGAAAAAACTCCGATCTCTGATTTACCTAGTGAAGTTCAGAAACTTCTTAGTTTTTACCAGCATTGTAAAAATGAACTAGATACTTACCGTTCCGATTCAGAAATGAAAGACACAGCAACTGCACTTGCAGTGAGTTGGAATCATAAAACGCCAGGTGTTGGAATACGTTCTTCTGCTGCTTTATCACAAATCCCCTATTCCCATGATAATTCACATGAACTCGAAGCAGTATTCCCTGAAGGAAAACTAGATGCGGATTTACAACAAGTGGATCTTCGCAAAACTAATAGTTGGCGATTAAAACTTGGTGAAATTAATACTTCAGAAATGTTGGAAGTGCAACTTGTCAATGCAGTGGCACCTTTTGTTTTATGCAACCGATTGGTAAGCCTTATGCGTAAGGACAATACAGGTAAAAAACATATCATCAATGTCTCTGCAATGGAAGGAAAATTTCATAGGTTTAAAAAGGAAGATCGCCACCCCCATACCAATATGGCAAAAGCTGCTCTCAATATGATGACTCATACGTCAGCAGAAGACTTTGCAAAAGATGGCATATTCATGAATGCAGTGGATACAGGTTGGGTGACAGATGAAGACCCGATTGAACTCGCAAAACGCAAACAGGACCTTCATGATTTCCAACCTCCACTTGATATTGTGGACGGTGCCGCTAGAGTTGTTGATCCTTTGTTTGATGGAGTCAATACTGGCAAACATTGGATCGGTAAATTCTTAAAAGATTATTTTCCTATTGACTGGTAA